A DNA window from bacterium contains the following coding sequences:
- a CDS encoding DNA methyltransferase, with translation MTDWTNKLFFGDNLDVMRRHIGDESVDLVYLDPPFNSKADYNVLFKEVDGTPSASQFQAFTDFWHWDENSARAYHELVTGDKAPPALVDLLQGFERFLGHNDMFAYLVMMAPRLVELRRVLKPTGSIYLHCDPNASHYLKLVMDAVFGSKNFINEICWKRTTSSSSKKVANRYGSDHDIIYFYSKVSNFVFNQNYIPYSNEYIKERFNQEDKKGLYKDAQLKTYSKDKLEQLRQEGKLIVTSGGKYRYKMYLEEAPGVPVDDVWVDIFPVNAVARERLGYQTQKPQALLERIINVSSNEGDVVLDPFCGCGTTIAAAQALDRRWIGIDITYLAINLIKSRLADHFGEEATYEVHGEPRDWDSARELAQRTDMPRKEFELWALSLVHARPLGDPEKKGGGDRGIDGVLFFRDGKTEKTLTTRKIIVQVKSDLKPKVSHVRDLRGVMEREKADFGALILLYRAGERSEIHREAAGAGFYHSELMQRDYPRIQVLQVDALLEGRSRLDYPLVGRLDLLRHAGKIGKSGGQLKLE, from the coding sequence TTGACCGACTGGACCAACAAGCTCTTTTTCGGGGACAACCTGGACGTCATGCGGCGGCACATCGGCGACGAGTCGGTGGACCTCGTCTACCTCGATCCGCCCTTCAACTCCAAGGCCGATTACAACGTGCTGTTCAAGGAGGTGGACGGGACGCCGTCGGCGTCGCAGTTCCAGGCGTTCACCGATTTCTGGCACTGGGACGAGAACTCCGCCCGGGCGTACCACGAGCTGGTCACGGGGGATAAGGCGCCCCCGGCGCTCGTTGATTTATTGCAGGGCTTCGAAAGGTTCCTGGGGCACAACGACATGTTCGCGTACCTGGTGATGATGGCGCCGAGGCTGGTGGAGCTGCGGCGGGTGCTGAAACCCACGGGGAGCATCTACCTCCACTGCGACCCCAATGCTAGTCACTATTTGAAGCTAGTTATGGATGCGGTGTTCGGATCGAAAAATTTTATAAATGAAATATGTTGGAAAAGAACAACTTCAAGTAGCAGTAAGAAGGTTGCAAATCGGTATGGTAGCGATCACGATATTATTTATTTCTACTCTAAGGTAAGCAACTTTGTTTTTAATCAGAACTATATCCCATATTCAAATGAGTATATAAAAGAGAGATTCAATCAGGAAGATAAAAAAGGACTTTATAAAGATGCACAATTAAAAACCTATTCGAAAGATAAATTAGAGCAATTACGTCAAGAAGGTAAATTAATAGTTACTTCAGGAGGTAAGTACCGATATAAAATGTACTTAGAGGAGGCCCCCGGAGTGCCGGTTGATGATGTTTGGGTTGATATATTTCCTGTTAATGCCGTTGCACGGGAACGCCTCGGTTATCAAACTCAAAAGCCCCAGGCGCTGCTAGAGCGAATTATAAACGTCTCCTCTAACGAGGGCGACGTGGTGCTCGACCCCTTCTGCGGCTGCGGCACCACCATCGCCGCCGCCCAGGCCCTCGACCGCCGCTGGATCGGCATTGATATAACCTACCTGGCGATTAACCTGATAAAGAGCCGCCTCGCGGATCACTTCGGGGAGGAAGCAACCTACGAGGTCCACGGCGAGCCGCGCGACTGGGACTCGGCCCGCGAGCTGGCCCAGCGCACGGACATGCCGCGCAAGGAGTTCGAGCTTTGGGCCCTGTCTTTGGTCCACGCCCGCCCCCTCGGCGACCCGGAGAAGAAGGGCGGCGGCGACCGAGGCATTGACGGCGTCCTCTTCTTCCGCGACGGCAAGACCGAAAAAACCCTGACGACGCGGAAAATCATCGTCCAGGTCAAGAGCGACTTGAAGCCGAAGGTGAGCCACGTGCGCGACCTGCGCGGCGTGATGGAGCGGGAGAAGGCGGACTTCGGCGCGCTTATCTTGCTGTACCGGGCGGGGGAGCGGTCGGAGATTCACCGCGAGGCCGCCGGGGCGGGGTTTTATCACAGCGAATTGATGCAGCGCGACTACCCGAGGATTCAGGTGCTGCAGGTGGACGCCCTCTTGGAGGGGCGGAGCAGGCTGGATTACCCTCTGGTCGGGCGGCTGGACCTCCTGCGCCACGCGGGGAAAATCGGAAAATCGGGCGGGCAGTTGAAGCTGGAATGA
- a CDS encoding bifunctional enoyl-CoA hydratase/phosphate acetyltransferase, which translates to MTEDHFTGLIQRVKDEPSRRIALAGADDPTALEAVDRAHREGLAEATLVGDPAAIEANAANLGVDLEPFEMVASADAAGTAASLVGGGRSDVLMKGSVASKAYLRAVLNEDNGLRTGRLLSHVMVAAVPAYHKLLFLTDAAFNIAPTLAEKADIIRNAVDVARILGVGRPKVAVLAAVEKVNLPDMPATGDAAALTVMARRGQLGDCIVDGPLAFDNAVSRESARIKGIESEVAGDADVLLCPDIESANILYKCLIHFSGARAGAVIVGAAAPVVLPSRADDAMTKYLSIVTAMAIAGG; encoded by the coding sequence ATGACCGAGGACCATTTCACCGGGCTCATCCAGCGGGTGAAGGACGAGCCGTCGCGGCGGATCGCGCTGGCGGGCGCCGACGACCCCACGGCCCTCGAGGCGGTGGACCGGGCCCACCGGGAGGGGCTGGCCGAGGCGACCCTCGTGGGGGACCCGGCCGCCATCGAGGCCAACGCCGCCAACCTCGGCGTGGACCTGGAGCCCTTCGAGATGGTGGCGAGCGCCGACGCCGCCGGGACCGCCGCCTCACTGGTCGGCGGGGGCCGCTCCGACGTCCTGATGAAGGGGTCGGTCGCGAGCAAGGCCTACCTGCGGGCCGTCCTGAACGAGGACAACGGCCTGCGCACCGGGCGCCTTTTGTCCCACGTGATGGTCGCCGCCGTCCCGGCCTACCACAAGCTTTTGTTCCTGACCGACGCCGCGTTCAACATCGCCCCGACCCTGGCCGAGAAGGCGGACATCATCCGCAACGCCGTGGACGTGGCCCGGATCCTGGGGGTCGGGCGGCCCAAGGTGGCGGTCCTGGCGGCGGTGGAGAAGGTGAACCTGCCCGACATGCCCGCCACCGGCGACGCCGCGGCGCTCACGGTGATGGCCCGGCGCGGACAGCTCGGCGACTGCATCGTGGACGGGCCGCTGGCCTTCGACAACGCCGTCTCCAGGGAGTCGGCCAGAATCAAGGGCATCGAGAGCGAGGTGGCCGGGGACGCCGACGTCCTTCTGTGCCCCGACATCGAGTCGGCCAACATCCTCTACAAGTGCCTCATCCACTTCTCCGGGGCCCGGGCCGGGGCGGTCATCGTGGGGGCCGCCGCGCCGGTGGTCCTCCCCAGCCGGGCCGACGACGCCATGACCAAGTACCTCTCGATCGTCACGGCCATGGCCATCGCCGGCGGGTAG